A genome region from Balneolaceae bacterium includes the following:
- a CDS encoding MotA/TolQ/ExbB proton channel family protein, translating into MHPTLLLLFQSQVQMDTTLQDSLSLASQQDSMSFFGLLAEGGVLMIPLFLLSFLAIYVIAERWRSLNNSRMEIDGFLRTIEGMLKDGDRQRALTYCDGVDKPLANILKAGIRRLGRPIRDIDDAIRNAGKKEIYHLEKRMNWLATIAGVAPLIGFTGTVTGMIEAFMDIQSLQGQVNPSVLAGGIWEALITTATGLIVGIIAFGFYNFLLGKINRMVHELENASADFVDMLQSPSAKKEREKV; encoded by the coding sequence ATGCATCCCACACTCCTACTTCTTTTTCAATCCCAGGTGCAGATGGACACCACCCTGCAGGATTCCCTCAGCCTGGCTAGCCAGCAGGATTCCATGTCCTTCTTCGGGCTGCTGGCCGAGGGCGGCGTACTGATGATTCCCCTCTTCCTGCTGAGCTTTCTGGCCATCTATGTAATTGCCGAGCGGTGGCGCTCACTCAACAACTCCCGCATGGAGATCGACGGATTTTTGCGCACCATCGAGGGGATGCTCAAGGACGGCGACCGCCAACGGGCGCTGACCTACTGCGATGGCGTTGACAAGCCCCTGGCGAACATTCTCAAGGCGGGCATCCGTCGCCTAGGACGTCCCATCCGCGACATCGATGACGCCATTCGCAATGCGGGCAAGAAGGAGATCTACCACCTGGAGAAAAGGATGAACTGGCTTGCCACCATTGCCGGTGTGGCCCCGCTGATCGGCTTCACCGGGACGGTGACTGGGATGATCGAGGCCTTCATGGATATCCAGTCCCTTCAGGGTCAGGTCAACCCCAGCGTGCTGGCCGGGGGTATCTGGGAAGCGCTGATAACCACCGCCACGGGACTGATCGTAGGTATTATCGCCTTCGGATTCTACAACTTCCTGCTCGGCAAGATCAACCGCATGGTTCACGAACTGGAAAATGCTTCCGCTGATTTCGTGGACATGCTGCAGAGCCCCTCTGCCAAGAAAGAACGGGAGAAGGTGTAA
- a CDS encoding ABC transporter permease, with the protein MLRSYLKFARRHLAKSPGYSLINIGGLALGIASVLLIFLYVQHEMSFDTYHENKERIYRVTSYSGFNEKRWGTYVNGAPLEEMRGSYAGVEDASYMINCAGPPVSVDGTDYRNLDLFCTEDNLFNIFSFPFVYGSPDGSLDAPHTAVISRSTAQRLFGDANPVGETFELNWRNEPTSFEITGVMEDIPVNTHFRYDILLSYESLRNTRRCLDCGQLMYTLLGEQADTAAIADRMLRHVREVDGKEHVEDIRLQSLDEVHFSSLHAQRKGDWQYIQILSAIALVILVLGCANYVNLAVARYSQRAKEIGVRKVMGAHRSQLTGQFLFETMLLTLAALPLALVMLYGAIPWFNRYAGTEVSLSLAGPVFYAALAGVLLVTGLLAGSYPALFVSGFNPREVLQGRNMGLGSALLRKGLVSFQFLAGIVMIGVTVLIVQQLNYAMQKDLGFDSDPLVNIQVNDPALVSQTDAVKSAFGMQASVEAVTASRAPATGGFTGISFTFDSDSVEGKRYTFATPRVDSDFIETTGIELLAGRNLRPYGEEGRQFPEEAVLNESAVEALGFTDNRDIIGREIGRRFRVVGVVEDFHMESLRNEIEPAALVNNPFGRSFSMTVRLAGNDIGEGLEDLHNAWTELGAETQLDYTFVDDLIRQQYENEQRTARVIGVFAGLSIIVACMGLFGLAAYTVQRRYREIGIRKVMGAGVGSIVFLLYRDFGKLIALAALVAVPVVYYAGSQWLENFAYRIDIGPMVLIWAVLAVVLVTLLATGYRSLQAALMNPVDSIRRE; encoded by the coding sequence ATGCTTCGGTCCTATCTGAAATTCGCCCGCCGCCACCTCGCCAAGAGCCCCGGCTATTCGCTGATCAACATCGGGGGACTGGCCCTTGGCATCGCCTCGGTGCTGCTGATTTTCCTCTACGTGCAGCATGAGATGAGCTTCGACACCTACCATGAAAACAAGGAGCGCATCTACCGGGTCACCTCCTACTCAGGCTTTAACGAAAAACGGTGGGGGACATACGTAAACGGGGCGCCTCTCGAGGAGATGCGCGGCAGCTACGCAGGCGTGGAGGACGCCTCCTATATGATCAACTGCGCCGGCCCGCCCGTCAGCGTCGACGGCACAGACTACCGCAACCTGGACCTCTTCTGCACCGAGGACAACTTGTTCAATATCTTCTCCTTTCCCTTCGTTTACGGCAGTCCGGACGGCAGCCTGGACGCACCGCATACGGCCGTGATCTCCCGCAGCACCGCGCAGCGTCTCTTTGGGGATGCCAACCCCGTGGGGGAAACCTTCGAATTGAACTGGCGCAACGAACCCACCTCCTTTGAAATAACCGGGGTAATGGAGGACATCCCGGTCAACACCCATTTCCGCTACGACATCCTCCTCTCCTACGAATCGCTGCGCAATACCAGACGCTGTCTGGACTGTGGACAACTCATGTACACGCTCCTGGGAGAGCAGGCTGATACGGCCGCCATCGCTGACCGCATGCTCCGCCACGTGCGCGAGGTGGACGGCAAGGAACATGTGGAGGACATCCGCCTGCAGTCTCTTGACGAGGTCCACTTCTCCAGCCTGCATGCCCAGCGCAAGGGCGACTGGCAGTACATACAGATCCTCTCCGCCATCGCCCTCGTCATCCTGGTCCTGGGCTGCGCCAATTACGTGAACCTGGCCGTCGCCCGATACTCGCAGCGCGCCAAAGAGATCGGCGTGCGCAAGGTGATGGGTGCACACCGCTCCCAGCTGACCGGACAGTTCCTGTTTGAGACCATGCTGCTGACCCTGGCCGCGCTGCCCCTGGCCCTCGTCATGCTGTATGGGGCCATTCCCTGGTTTAACCGGTATGCCGGCACCGAGGTCAGCCTCTCGCTGGCCGGACCGGTGTTTTATGCGGCCCTTGCTGGCGTGCTCCTGGTCACGGGCCTTCTGGCGGGCAGCTATCCGGCCCTCTTTGTCTCCGGCTTCAATCCCCGCGAGGTACTGCAGGGCAGGAACATGGGCCTCGGCTCCGCCCTGCTGCGCAAGGGACTGGTCTCCTTCCAGTTTCTTGCCGGCATCGTCATGATCGGGGTTACGGTGCTCATCGTGCAGCAGCTGAATTACGCCATGCAGAAGGATCTCGGATTCGACTCCGATCCTCTTGTCAACATTCAGGTCAACGATCCTGCACTCGTATCGCAGACCGACGCCGTTAAGTCCGCCTTCGGCATGCAGGCTTCTGTGGAGGCGGTCACGGCCAGCCGGGCGCCTGCCACGGGTGGATTTACCGGCATCAGCTTCACCTTCGACAGCGATTCGGTGGAGGGCAAGCGGTACACATTCGCCACTCCGCGGGTGGATTCCGACTTTATTGAAACCACCGGCATCGAGCTACTGGCAGGCCGCAACCTCCGGCCCTACGGCGAAGAGGGACGGCAGTTCCCCGAAGAGGCCGTCCTCAACGAGAGCGCCGTCGAAGCTCTGGGCTTCACCGACAACCGGGACATTATCGGGCGTGAAATCGGCCGACGTTTCCGTGTTGTGGGCGTCGTGGAGGACTTCCACATGGAATCACTTCGGAATGAAATTGAGCCCGCCGCGTTGGTCAACAACCCCTTCGGCCGGTCTTTCTCGATGACGGTGCGACTTGCAGGTAATGACATCGGAGAAGGTCTGGAAGACCTGCACAACGCCTGGACGGAGCTGGGCGCGGAGACGCAGCTTGACTATACCTTCGTGGACGATCTCATCCGGCAGCAGTACGAAAATGAGCAGCGCACCGCCAGGGTGATCGGGGTCTTCGCCGGACTCTCCATCATTGTTGCCTGCATGGGTCTGTTCGGGCTGGCCGCCTATACCGTACAGCGGCGCTACCGCGAGATCGGCATCCGCAAGGTGATGGGCGCCGGGGTGGGCAGCATCGTCTTTCTGCTCTACAGGGATTTTGGAAAACTCATCGCCCTGGCCGCGCTGGTGGCCGTGCCGGTCGTCTACTACGCCGGATCGCAGTGGCTGGAGAATTTCGCCTACCGTATCGACATCGGCCCGATGGTCCTCATCTGGGCCGTGCTGGCGGTGGTGCTGGTAACCCTCCTGGCCACCGGCTATCGCTCCCTGCAGGCAGCACTGATGAATCCCGTGGATTCGATCCGCCGTGAGTAG
- a CDS encoding S9 family peptidase has product MQRLSAVLLLVLLAATAAPPDTQAWQVPPGQTGLFNLENVFDLEYVTDPRISPSGGQVVYVRNSMDIRRDRRSSSLWTVNADGSRHRPLTDGDGSQYYPRWSPDGNRLLYVSSTEDEGSEMFIRWMDTGEAVQITHLEESPGSPSWSPDGSMIAFTMFVPGPDPPMVTLPGKPEGAEWAEPARVIDRLQYRADGAGYTEKGYTHLFVVPSTGGTPRQLTTGDYNHSGTPRWSPDGNHIYLSGNRRDNPEEEPSNTEVYRVRISDGQIYALTSRLGPDSNPVPSPDGQYIAYTGYDEEYLGYQQNDLYIMNADGSGKRLLTDTFDRSVSNPQWSQSRNGLFVQYDDQGRTILAFVSMSGQVRELVDDLGGTSLGRPYSSGSYSVSPGGAFAYTRSRPDRPSELGLGSYGGSGGGGQDAGARTLTGVNEDLFGNKQLGDVEEIWYESTHDGREIQGWIVKPPNFDPARDYPMILEIHGGPFAAYGPHFSAEVQLYATAGYVVLYTNPRGSSSYGREFGNLIHHNYPSEDYEDLMSGVDAMVERGYVDSDRLYITGGSGGGVLTAWSIGKTDRFRAAVVAKPVINWYSFVLTADGPSFFYRWWFPGYPWEHRDHYMDRSPISLVGNVTTPTMLLTGEEDYRTPISETEQYYTALKLQGVESVMVRIPGSGHGIASRPSQLMTKVAHILTWFEDH; this is encoded by the coding sequence ATGCAACGCCTCTCCGCCGTGCTCCTGCTGGTCCTGCTGGCAGCTACGGCCGCTCCCCCCGACACGCAGGCCTGGCAGGTCCCCCCCGGACAGACCGGACTCTTCAACCTGGAAAACGTCTTCGACTTGGAGTACGTGACAGATCCGCGCATTTCGCCATCGGGCGGACAGGTGGTCTACGTACGCAATTCCATGGACATCCGGCGCGACCGGCGAAGCTCCAGCCTGTGGACCGTCAATGCCGACGGCTCGCGGCACCGTCCGCTGACAGACGGCGACGGTTCCCAATACTACCCCCGATGGTCTCCGGACGGCAACCGCCTCCTCTACGTCTCTTCCACAGAGGACGAGGGAAGTGAAATGTTTATCCGCTGGATGGACACGGGCGAGGCCGTCCAGATCACACATCTGGAGGAATCGCCGGGCAGTCCAAGTTGGTCCCCCGACGGCTCGATGATCGCCTTCACCATGTTCGTGCCCGGGCCTGATCCGCCCATGGTCACCCTTCCCGGAAAACCGGAAGGCGCCGAGTGGGCCGAACCGGCAAGAGTGATCGACCGCCTGCAGTACCGGGCGGACGGCGCGGGTTATACCGAAAAGGGTTATACCCATCTCTTTGTAGTTCCTTCCACGGGAGGAACGCCGCGACAGCTTACCACGGGCGACTACAACCACTCGGGCACGCCCCGGTGGTCGCCCGACGGAAACCATATCTACCTGTCCGGCAACCGGCGGGATAACCCCGAGGAGGAGCCCAGCAATACCGAAGTTTACCGGGTGAGGATTTCCGACGGACAGATATACGCACTCACCTCACGGCTGGGACCCGACAGCAATCCCGTACCGTCTCCCGACGGACAGTACATCGCCTACACCGGCTACGACGAAGAATACCTGGGCTACCAGCAGAACGACCTCTACATCATGAACGCCGACGGCAGCGGCAAGCGCTTACTCACGGACACGTTTGACCGCTCGGTAAGCAACCCGCAGTGGAGCCAGAGCCGCAACGGGCTCTTTGTCCAGTATGACGACCAGGGCCGCACCATACTGGCCTTTGTTTCCATGAGCGGGCAGGTGCGCGAGCTGGTAGACGACCTGGGGGGCACATCCCTCGGGCGCCCCTACAGCAGCGGAAGCTACTCCGTCTCCCCGGGGGGCGCCTTCGCCTACACCCGGTCGCGTCCCGACCGTCCCTCCGAGCTGGGACTGGGAAGCTATGGCGGTTCCGGCGGTGGAGGACAGGACGCGGGCGCACGTACTTTAACCGGTGTCAACGAGGATCTTTTTGGAAACAAACAGCTGGGTGACGTGGAGGAAATTTGGTACGAATCAACCCACGACGGGCGCGAGATCCAGGGGTGGATTGTCAAACCTCCGAATTTTGATCCTGCCCGCGACTATCCCATGATTCTGGAGATCCACGGGGGACCCTTTGCTGCCTACGGGCCCCACTTTTCTGCTGAGGTGCAGCTCTACGCTACGGCCGGCTACGTGGTGCTCTATACCAATCCTCGCGGAAGCAGCAGCTACGGACGTGAATTCGGCAACCTTATCCACCACAACTACCCCTCCGAAGATTACGAGGATCTGATGTCAGGGGTGGACGCCATGGTGGAGCGCGGCTACGTGGATTCCGACCGCCTCTACATCACGGGAGGCAGCGGGGGAGGTGTGCTGACGGCCTGGTCCATCGGCAAGACCGACCGTTTCCGTGCCGCGGTGGTGGCCAAGCCGGTGATCAACTGGTACAGCTTTGTACTGACTGCCGACGGTCCTTCTTTTTTCTACCGCTGGTGGTTCCCTGGCTATCCGTGGGAGCATCGCGATCACTACATGGACCGCTCGCCCATCTCCCTGGTTGGCAACGTCACGACGCCCACCATGCTGCTGACGGGTGAGGAAGATTATCGTACGCCCATCTCCGAAACCGAGCAATACTACACCGCCCTCAAGCTGCAGGGCGTGGAATCGGTGATGGTGAGGATACCCGGCTCGGGACACGGCATCGCCTCGCGTCCCAGCCAGCTTATGACCAAAGTGGCACACATACTCACCTGGTTCGAGGATCACTGA
- a CDS encoding biopolymer transporter ExbD, with the protein MDFRKDDDRLEPLTLFSQSSLTDIVLLLLIFFLLTSSFVTNFGIKVNLPEAETSSQTDSQFVNVAITAKGEYFVDGERVTSGMLTNAIREAYRNKPGSSLVLRADREAIIDNAVRVMNVAGALQMPILLATERNTP; encoded by the coding sequence ATGGACTTTCGTAAAGATGACGATCGCCTGGAGCCCCTGACGCTGTTTTCGCAGTCGTCGCTGACCGATATCGTGCTCCTGCTGCTGATTTTTTTCCTGCTCACCTCCTCCTTTGTGACCAACTTCGGCATCAAGGTCAACCTGCCGGAGGCTGAAACCTCCTCGCAGACTGATTCGCAGTTTGTAAATGTTGCCATTACGGCCAAGGGCGAGTATTTCGTGGACGGGGAGCGGGTCACCAGCGGCATGCTTACCAACGCCATCCGCGAGGCCTACCGCAACAAACCGGGATCCTCGCTCGTTCTGCGGGCGGACAGGGAGGCGATTATCGACAATGCGGTGCGCGTCATGAACGTGGCAGGCGCGCTTCAGATGCCTATATTGCTGGCTACGGAACGAAATACGCCCTGA
- a CDS encoding HU family DNA-binding protein — protein sequence MEKAFLQAFREVVREQVLRKNEVHLDGLGYFRFEHRNQFQKQYDDGRVVMMPPRDTITFNPDHS from the coding sequence ATGGAAAAGGCATTTTTACAGGCATTCAGGGAAGTGGTGCGAGAACAGGTGCTGCGGAAGAACGAGGTGCACCTGGACGGGCTCGGATACTTTCGCTTCGAGCACCGCAACCAGTTCCAGAAACAGTACGATGACGGCCGGGTGGTTATGATGCCGCCCCGGGACACCATTACTTTCAATCCGGACCATTCATGA
- a CDS encoding nuclear transport factor 2 family protein: MKKKFTSNLLRTGLYLAAAALLVAVIYGCSSEPAPEPPETLTRFYEAFNSHDVEAMLELAHEDIRMYSVSGPRISTDIDGKDELRTWLTNYFAEYPEVRSEISGFGRHSNYTSLVETATWGDPDDPVSQSSTVVYEVSDSLVVAAWYYY, translated from the coding sequence ATGAAGAAAAAATTTACTTCCAACCTGCTGCGCACCGGACTCTATCTGGCCGCTGCGGCCCTGCTGGTCGCTGTAATCTACGGATGTTCGTCGGAGCCGGCTCCAGAACCCCCTGAAACACTGACACGCTTCTATGAGGCTTTTAACAGCCACGACGTGGAGGCTATGCTGGAGCTAGCCCACGAAGATATCCGCATGTACAGTGTGAGTGGTCCGCGCATCTCTACGGACATCGACGGAAAGGATGAGCTGCGCACTTGGCTTACCAACTATTTCGCGGAATACCCCGAAGTGCGTTCAGAGATTTCGGGCTTCGGCCGGCATAGCAACTATACCAGCCTGGTGGAGACCGCCACGTGGGGCGACCCCGATGATCCCGTCAGCCAGTCTTCCACGGTGGTCTACGAGGTAAGCGACAGCCTGGTGGTGGCAGCCTGGTACTACTACTGA
- a CDS encoding TonB family protein, producing MDFLDDIPLLRNIPDEERFGWLVTGILHLVMIIFFLLYTFSLNDRMRTTFIEVDFGEYQSGTRAQFSEVTNEEVATRPDPSEQQPENPQPEPREEVQEEQAATEEEVKQVDAPDQQNVQDEQKVTTPDTEVIDPTRQTAEQEQQEAVVPPKVEEDSTRQEGAEISGDVEGTEGDVNADQGTGNEQERSSPYELEWEGDIERSPMMQPLPENTADVEATITVRFEVKPDGTIGQMVPTRKMNPELEREVISTLRSWRFSRLPSGVPQQSQYGTITFRFVLE from the coding sequence ATGGACTTTCTCGACGACATACCTCTGCTCAGGAACATCCCCGACGAGGAGCGCTTCGGCTGGCTGGTCACGGGTATTCTGCACCTTGTGATGATCATCTTCTTCCTTCTCTACACCTTCAGTCTCAATGACCGCATGCGCACCACCTTTATCGAGGTGGACTTCGGGGAGTACCAGAGCGGTACGCGCGCCCAGTTTTCGGAAGTAACCAACGAGGAGGTGGCCACCCGCCCCGACCCCTCCGAGCAGCAGCCCGAGAATCCGCAGCCCGAACCTCGGGAGGAGGTGCAGGAGGAGCAGGCTGCCACCGAAGAGGAGGTCAAGCAGGTGGACGCCCCCGATCAGCAGAACGTGCAGGACGAGCAGAAGGTCACCACGCCCGACACCGAAGTCATTGACCCCACACGGCAGACGGCTGAGCAGGAGCAGCAGGAGGCCGTGGTCCCCCCGAAGGTGGAGGAGGACAGCACACGCCAGGAGGGCGCCGAGATCTCCGGCGATGTAGAGGGCACCGAAGGCGACGTGAACGCCGACCAGGGCACCGGCAATGAGCAGGAACGCTCCTCTCCCTACGAGCTTGAATGGGAGGGCGATATCGAACGGTCGCCCATGATGCAGCCCCTTCCCGAAAACACGGCCGACGTGGAAGCCACCATCACCGTGCGCTTTGAAGTGAAACCCGACGGCACCATCGGCCAGATGGTTCCCACCCGCAAGATGAATCCCGAGCTCGAACGTGAGGTAATCTCCACCCTACGCAGCTGGCGCTTCTCGCGGCTGCCCTCCGGCGTACCGCAGCAGTCGCAGTATGGCACCATTACCTTCCGTTTCGTGCTGGAGTAG
- a CDS encoding NAD(P)H-binding protein: MSDAVSSLAVIGATGMLGKHVTRELHRAGFSVRALVRDPGKAKGVLPDEVEVVRADLRRPVTLLEGMKGMDGLYVSISTGPHEQDADFRTQVEGVRNLLDAAAESGVRRIGYLSSMVCKYSDYDWWVFDYQRRACDMLRTSELTTLLFYPSNFYENITELQMSGGRIMLGGSQKTQSWWVGASDYGKQVAAAFRLEDRSDREYVIQGPDAYNWREAAEEFIEHYDARKLKTMWSPLWPFRLMGFFSNTLDFQYQILKAINHYDEKFAAEETWKELGRPQTSLADFARQTAQKER; this comes from the coding sequence ATGAGCGATGCCGTCTCCTCCCTCGCTGTTATAGGGGCCACCGGCATGCTGGGCAAGCATGTCACCCGCGAACTGCACCGGGCCGGATTTTCGGTCCGTGCACTGGTCCGCGACCCAGGGAAGGCCAAGGGCGTACTGCCCGACGAGGTGGAGGTGGTGCGTGCCGACCTGCGCCGGCCGGTTACGCTCCTCGAAGGCATGAAGGGCATGGACGGTCTCTACGTGAGCATCAGTACGGGGCCACATGAACAAGACGCCGATTTTCGCACCCAGGTGGAGGGCGTGCGGAATCTGCTCGATGCTGCGGCAGAGAGCGGCGTCCGCCGTATCGGCTATCTCTCCTCCATGGTATGCAAGTACTCGGACTACGACTGGTGGGTATTCGATTACCAGCGGCGGGCCTGTGACATGCTCCGGACTTCTGAATTGACCACGCTGCTGTTTTACCCCTCCAATTTCTACGAAAACATTACCGAACTGCAAATGAGCGGGGGACGTATCATGCTGGGCGGCTCCCAGAAAACACAGAGCTGGTGGGTGGGCGCCTCCGACTACGGCAAACAGGTGGCCGCCGCCTTCCGCCTGGAGGACCGCAGCGACCGTGAATACGTAATCCAGGGTCCCGACGCCTACAACTGGCGGGAGGCCGCTGAAGAGTTCATCGAGCACTACGATGCCCGTAAGCTCAAAACCATGTGGTCACCGCTCTGGCCGTTCCGTCTTATGGGATTTTTCTCCAATACCCTTGACTTCCAATACCAGATCCTGAAAGCCATCAACCACTACGACGAGAAGTTCGCCGCCGAGGAGACCTGGAAGGAGCTGGGTCGCCCCCAGACCTCCCTTGCTGATTTCGCCCGCCAGACCGCCCAAAAGGAACGCTGA
- a CDS encoding SPOR domain-containing protein, with translation MKIDREQLAALLAERSGLDKEEVQAQLDTLMERIRSAAKEGRSFEIEQFGTFRMEGGELSFEPSRTLRTEINQKYAGMKPIELIGAYKEQHVAGETPQGEEDVIAAGASDEKGEASRSFELDTGQADPADAGSGKEDSRRSRIKARAAKARREAAHRSGEEGQAQEKKGESAAVPPSSGEKTPSSRRDNRHVKTSRDKRSGGSLGRIAAAVVLVVAVAAAGWVAWDSGLFDPAGPEAGESVQTPAEPDNRPSLSQDEQAAGEQEAVQTEQSGGEDVTTAGGEASSSGYGLEGDMNTNLSSYYAIVVHSLADRTAAENRADQLRQQGYRVTVRTTTVGGTQYWRVGLGQFESITKAREAADGLSEPFRSDHFIRNIQ, from the coding sequence ATGAAGATCGACAGGGAACAGCTTGCAGCGCTGCTGGCCGAACGATCGGGCCTGGACAAGGAGGAAGTACAGGCACAGCTGGACACGCTCATGGAGCGCATTCGCAGCGCTGCAAAAGAGGGCAGATCCTTCGAGATCGAACAGTTTGGCACCTTCCGAATGGAGGGGGGCGAACTGAGCTTTGAACCCTCCCGTACCCTCCGAACTGAGATCAATCAGAAGTATGCCGGGATGAAACCCATCGAGCTCATCGGCGCCTACAAGGAGCAGCATGTTGCAGGGGAGACGCCGCAGGGAGAGGAGGATGTCATAGCAGCCGGCGCTTCTGATGAGAAAGGGGAGGCATCCAGAAGTTTTGAACTTGATACCGGTCAGGCCGATCCGGCAGATGCCGGCAGCGGAAAGGAGGATTCCCGCCGCAGCCGCATAAAGGCTCGTGCCGCCAAGGCCCGCCGGGAGGCTGCCCACCGCTCAGGAGAGGAGGGGCAAGCGCAGGAGAAGAAGGGAGAATCTGCGGCTGTTCCGCCTTCCTCGGGTGAAAAGACGCCTTCCTCCCGCCGGGACAACCGTCATGTGAAAACCAGCCGGGATAAACGATCGGGCGGATCCCTGGGACGCATCGCGGCCGCCGTGGTCCTTGTCGTTGCGGTGGCAGCCGCCGGCTGGGTGGCCTGGGACTCCGGACTTTTCGATCCCGCCGGACCAGAAGCCGGGGAGTCGGTGCAGACGCCCGCCGAACCGGACAACCGCCCCTCACTCTCGCAGGATGAGCAGGCTGCCGGGGAGCAGGAGGCCGTGCAGACGGAACAAAGCGGCGGCGAAGACGTTACTACCGCAGGAGGGGAGGCGTCGTCTTCCGGTTACGGGCTGGAAGGCGATATGAACACCAACCTTTCCTCCTATTACGCCATCGTCGTGCACTCCCTGGCCGACCGAACAGCCGCCGAAAACCGTGCGGATCAGTTGCGTCAGCAGGGGTATAGGGTGACCGTACGGACAACCACCGTCGGGGGCACGCAGTACTGGCGGGTGGGGCTGGGGCAGTTTGAAAGCATCACCAAGGCACGCGAGGCGGCCGACGGACTTTCCGAACCCTTTCGCAGCGACCACTTTATCAGGAATATCCAATAG
- a CDS encoding lysylphosphatidylglycerol synthase transmembrane domain-containing protein, whose amino-acid sequence MLRKSIKIALTLLLGGLFLWLAFRNVPLREVWDYARQITFYWVPPFGLTLLTGHFLRAERWRLLIEHDKKELNRSTLVAGVLTGYLLNIVGPRLGEVSRPVYVAKREGLSASKLMGTIVLERIIDMATMLLLLLVVCIYLITDLELLRQIFGEQTVRMFSGGFALTELLWIVGLLLLFGLGGWAGWSLLCYLGRRFESVRPWVDRIRNAVRMFRDGILAARQVKRWGLFLSYTLLIWACYTAMSWIPFWMFDMQTVYDLSLLDALVVTVISAIGIAIPSPGGIGTYHYFVKQTLLVLFAVPAVTGLAYATITHAATVLFVALFTPLSLAVDKYVATREGKPVN is encoded by the coding sequence ATGCTTCGCAAATCGATCAAAATCGCATTAACACTGCTGCTTGGGGGACTCTTCCTCTGGCTGGCTTTCCGCAACGTGCCCCTCCGCGAGGTCTGGGACTACGCCCGGCAGATCACCTTCTACTGGGTGCCCCCCTTCGGACTGACCCTGCTGACCGGGCATTTCCTGAGGGCTGAGCGCTGGAGATTGCTCATTGAGCATGACAAGAAGGAACTGAATCGCTCCACCCTGGTGGCCGGGGTCCTCACCGGATACCTGCTGAATATCGTGGGTCCCCGTCTGGGAGAGGTGAGCCGGCCGGTCTATGTGGCCAAACGCGAGGGTCTGAGCGCCTCCAAGCTGATGGGCACCATCGTTCTGGAGCGCATCATCGACATGGCCACCATGCTGCTGCTTCTGCTGGTGGTATGTATCTACCTTATTACAGACCTTGAGCTGCTCCGGCAGATTTTTGGGGAGCAGACGGTGCGTATGTTTTCGGGAGGATTTGCCCTGACGGAGCTGCTATGGATCGTCGGCCTCCTGCTTCTCTTTGGACTGGGGGGATGGGCGGGCTGGTCCCTGCTGTGTTACCTGGGCCGCCGCTTCGAGTCTGTCCGTCCCTGGGTGGACCGCATCCGCAACGCCGTGCGCATGTTCCGCGACGGCATTCTGGCCGCCCGCCAGGTAAAGAGGTGGGGGCTGTTCCTTTCCTATACCCTGCTCATCTGGGCCTGCTATACGGCCATGTCGTGGATCCCCTTCTGGATGTTTGACATGCAGACCGTTTACGACCTGAGCCTGCTGGACGCACTGGTGGTTACCGTCATCTCGGCCATCGGTATCGCCATTCCCTCCCCAGGCGGCATCGGGACCTACCATTACTTTGTCAAGCAAACCCTGCTGGTACTCTTCGCCGTGCCGGCCGTCACCGGGCTGGCCTATGCCACCATCACTCACGCCGCCACCGTACTTTTTGTGGCGCTATTCACCCCTCTTTCACTGGCAGTGGATAAATACGTGGCGACACGCGAGGGGAAGCCGGTGAACTGA